From the genome of Cellvibrio japonicus Ueda107, one region includes:
- a CDS encoding polysaccharide pyruvyl transferase family protein, translating to MTIMFRCDPPRIGLTAHLDTHAAASMVGLNPGNLAFGYATALLLGFPRNTHFLAPVDAQETIGVYACANLLGSHYDPSHFLNFVNTSPSSWKMLLIGLGAQGPLDRLTDNPNDLSLSDIQISWLNAVCSRSTNSAPNIAVRGGFSHGVLNKYGYGDRAVTTGCPSLLLSPDKNLGKKIVAKFNTIGSNPLLDGTLGNPWDLKHAPFEQHLLRLVIATGGVSHVQMDKRHMSLARFDQLSQEDLAELRFQLSPETSISGMRDFGRRHLRVWWDVPSWMEYLRRADFVFGSRIHGITLALQSGTPAMCAVWDSRTLELCRAMGIPHVSLYDQPWITGRFSFDDLREEFAKQFDGEGFDQNRKLRANQFLEIFTRNGVPVTDHLRNIAS from the coding sequence ATGACTATCATGTTTAGATGTGATCCACCACGTATTGGTTTGACAGCTCATCTGGATACCCACGCCGCCGCTTCGATGGTTGGTTTAAACCCGGGAAATCTGGCTTTTGGCTATGCCACAGCATTACTTCTCGGTTTTCCTCGCAATACTCACTTTCTAGCACCAGTCGATGCACAAGAAACCATCGGTGTATATGCCTGTGCTAACTTATTAGGTAGTCATTATGACCCCTCCCACTTTCTTAACTTCGTAAACACAAGTCCAAGTAGTTGGAAAATGCTGTTAATAGGTTTGGGGGCTCAGGGGCCACTGGATAGATTGACAGATAATCCCAATGACTTATCTCTCAGCGATATACAAATTTCATGGTTGAATGCAGTCTGTAGCAGATCTACTAATAGTGCTCCCAATATAGCTGTCAGAGGGGGATTTTCTCATGGCGTCTTAAATAAATATGGATACGGGGACAGAGCAGTTACCACAGGTTGTCCATCTCTGCTGCTTTCACCGGATAAAAATTTGGGTAAAAAAATCGTAGCAAAGTTCAATACGATAGGTTCAAACCCCTTACTAGACGGTACACTGGGTAATCCCTGGGACCTCAAGCATGCACCATTTGAACAACACCTTCTCCGTTTGGTTATTGCCACAGGAGGAGTGTCTCATGTACAGATGGATAAACGGCATATGTCGCTGGCCAGATTTGATCAACTTAGCCAGGAGGATCTGGCCGAGCTGAGATTTCAATTATCACCGGAAACCAGTATATCCGGCATGAGAGATTTTGGTCGCAGGCATTTACGGGTCTGGTGGGACGTCCCCTCATGGATGGAATACCTTCGCCGTGCTGACTTTGTTTTTGGTTCCCGTATTCACGGTATAACGCTGGCACTTCAATCTGGTACTCCGGCAATGTGCGCCGTGTGGGACTCCAGAACACTGGAACTATGCAGAGCAATGGGGATTCCCCACGTATCCCTTTATGATCAACCATGGATCACTGGCAGGTTTTCTTTCGATGACCTCAGAGAAGAATTTGCCAAACAATTCGATGGAGAGGGCTTTGATCAGAACAGAAAATTACGCGCCAATCAATTTCTTGAAATATTCACGAGAAATGGTGTTCCTGTTACTGATCATTTAAGGAACATTGCAAGTTAG
- a CDS encoding glycosyltransferase family 1 protein, which yields MGENILDRQTHTELMAHNATTTNQQIIRNISHSKSICFISETGRADRPLQDPSVRYRCFHPAETLMQRGHFCSIYSAAQFYNNPCIDFDVYVFHRPNMARPNFREIVQLLRKHGRVLIADYDDLIFGTEDIALVSSAVKNGTLSPDHAIAAFASNLAGLCEFDRVTASTEPLAARVRQFNPDARVEVVPNIIPESILSTHEALGTHLYPRPGNTIGYFAGTRSHDKDFPVVEEALHRVLSENPDFNLLVVGPVAIPLGISSLPNVSTAPVVNYWRLPSLMTMCATVIAPLEMSDFNACKSRVKFLEAALTGCRLIASPIPDMQTIGTDHLTLAANLDDWYEALSWVPDPASKRNLALHNLNFLRRNCSVDGLENLGELK from the coding sequence ATGGGCGAAAATATTCTTGATCGGCAAACTCACACAGAGCTAATGGCACATAATGCAACCACAACAAACCAGCAAATTATAAGAAATATTTCGCACTCAAAATCTATATGTTTCATCTCCGAAACAGGACGGGCAGATCGGCCACTGCAAGACCCCTCTGTTCGCTATCGCTGCTTTCATCCGGCCGAGACACTTATGCAACGCGGCCATTTTTGTTCGATCTATTCCGCAGCTCAGTTTTACAACAACCCCTGTATCGATTTTGATGTTTATGTATTTCATCGTCCGAATATGGCACGTCCGAATTTTCGGGAAATTGTTCAGCTGCTGCGCAAACATGGTCGAGTTCTGATTGCAGATTACGACGACCTCATCTTTGGTACGGAAGACATAGCACTTGTTTCCTCAGCAGTCAAAAATGGCACACTCAGCCCAGATCATGCAATCGCTGCTTTTGCCAGCAACCTTGCGGGATTATGTGAGTTTGATCGGGTTACTGCCTCCACAGAGCCCCTTGCAGCACGAGTACGCCAATTCAATCCAGATGCGCGAGTAGAGGTAGTCCCCAATATAATTCCCGAATCCATCTTGTCTACCCATGAAGCACTAGGTACACATTTATACCCGCGCCCAGGGAATACCATTGGATATTTCGCTGGCACACGTAGCCACGATAAGGATTTTCCCGTCGTTGAAGAAGCGCTTCACAGAGTGCTCTCTGAAAATCCAGATTTTAATCTGCTGGTAGTCGGTCCTGTTGCAATACCGCTCGGCATTTCATCACTACCCAATGTGAGCACTGCACCTGTAGTCAACTATTGGCGACTACCCAGTTTAATGACTATGTGCGCAACAGTGATCGCCCCTCTGGAAATGAGCGACTTTAATGCCTGTAAATCCCGGGTAAAATTCCTTGAAGCAGCGCTGACCGGTTGTCGCTTAATTGCAAGCCCTATTCCCGATATGCAAACCATCGGAACCGATCATTTAACGCTGGCCGCTAATTTGGATGACTGGTATGAAGCTTTGTCCTGGGTACCCGATCCCGCCAGCAAGCGCAACCTTGCGTTGCATAACCTTAACTTTCTGCGTCGCAATTGCAGTGTTGACGGGTTGGAAAACCTTGGAGAACTGAAATGA